One Kitasatospora sp. NBC_01287 DNA window includes the following coding sequences:
- a CDS encoding HAD family hydrolase — translation MTSIAAISFDADDTLWDFGTPYRAALAATARRLTAMGLRAPHGPVTADWLDALRARAAAALPGGTLDDIRTAAFEAALAACGRPDPVLAREVFTEFTRERHGGVTPYPEVPAVLAELAARFPLAVTTNGNTDPAAAGLGGVFRCVTNPYESGFQKPDPRIFHLTAERLGVPPAAVLHVGDHLDEDVLGARAAGLHARWLNRRGPGPGAERAARAGITEIPALTALLVLLESPAR, via the coding sequence GTGACCTCGATAGCCGCGATCTCCTTCGACGCCGACGACACCCTCTGGGACTTCGGCACCCCCTACCGCGCCGCCCTCGCCGCCACCGCGCGGCGGCTCACCGCGATGGGGCTGCGGGCTCCCCACGGCCCCGTGACCGCCGACTGGCTGGACGCGCTGCGGGCGCGGGCCGCCGCGGCGCTGCCGGGCGGGACGCTGGACGACATCCGGACCGCCGCCTTCGAGGCCGCGCTCGCCGCCTGCGGCCGCCCCGATCCGGTGCTGGCCCGGGAGGTCTTCACCGAGTTCACCCGCGAGCGCCACGGCGGGGTGACCCCCTACCCGGAGGTCCCCGCGGTGCTGGCGGAGCTCGCCGCCCGGTTCCCGCTCGCGGTCACCACCAACGGCAACACCGACCCGGCCGCAGCCGGCCTCGGCGGCGTCTTCCGGTGCGTGACCAACCCGTACGAGTCGGGCTTCCAGAAGCCCGACCCGCGGATCTTCCACCTCACCGCCGAGCGCCTGGGTGTGCCGCCCGCCGCCGTGCTGCACGTGGGCGACCACCTGGACGAGGACGTGCTCGGCGCCCGCGCGGCCGGACTGCACGCCCGCTGGCTCAACCGGCGCGGCCCCGGCCCCGGCGCCGAACGCGCCGCGCGGGCCGGGATCACCGAGATCCCGGCCCTGACGGCGCTGCTGGTGCTGCTGGAGTCGCCGGCCCGCTGA
- a CDS encoding beta-N-acetylglucosaminidase domain-containing protein — protein sequence MQTRVSVAAGQRLRQQLEASPALREVLQHPAVHVTRRATARTARLVAPRAADRLIADLKGTRPLLAEVRAERRPDEATVSGTGTAHPEALGTRRRQTLRIAATLSAAAVIGGLVGALPAGAADGTGTSYTAGAPVRTPLGSLTGPQVFPRPQQLTPGGKPVTVPAQVTLVTGGQADPGALAAVREVLGEAGATSVVVPSSLVPGVPVPAPAAGTLVVYLGGPTEQPDPATAQALQGLGAGGPAGLPAGGYVLATGQLPTAGGAYGAVVLAGVDATGTFYAAQSLRQLLTAVPAGQGQSAGGYGFPGLTIRDWPTGAQVRGTAESFYGTPWTTAQRLDLIDFLGRTKQNFYLYAPGDDPYRQEQWREPYPASQAADLRALAQRAKADHVTLGYAVSPSQNFCYSSAGDLDALVAKLAAMRDLGFGAFQLQFDDVSYDEWHCSADKDAFGTGPTAAAKAQARLAAAVQQRLIDPDPALASLSVVPTEFHQQGASPYRTALAAALPKAVQIAWSGVGVIPGKITAAQTAATGLLFDHPLVTMDNYPVNDSSPDRLFLGPYTGRDPEVAGRSAMLLTAAMQQPTASQPALSTAADYAWNPAGYQSDASWQYALRALAAETAPGGAGASATGGPAAATDTGAALAALTALAGNSSSSPLSTQESGYLTPLLDAFWAALQPTGGGAVDLGRLQQAADPLRAAFTTMAGAPDALRGSGPLAAETGPWLTRLSLYGKAGQAALDMLLAQHRGDGAAAWQARVQLRALRDQLAAQVSVTVGAGVLDPFLDKATQAADSWSGVSAGGLSPTTTMGSASGHGPALMTDSSSDTFYWSSAPPQVGDAIGVALGDGRPVASVTVQMGSTDTPAPDGAPSDDTGAAADDYLRDGVLEYVGDDGVWHPLLTAHEQKTITARLPDGVLVKAIRLRATKTQQTAVAVREFTVTAPDSAGVTVSGGPAAAPGSSPASVLDGDPDTAYRAAAAPTAADAPLTVELGAARPLDRLTVLTDPTVRATATVSVRRPDGSWADLGTLKPGYNELPAGGQSTDAVRLTWQPGGDAPVVNQIVPWYADTPVARLTLADPVLDVIAGAPAPAQTQAVVDALRPDGATGEITAAAPAGVPGITVAPAAAPAPAGGRPGSPVSVPRGGRADTPVQVSAAAGTPSGTYQVPVDFTAGSVTIQQTLQVHVVPPTGGPDLAPGASASSSGDVSAKFPASAVNDGDPTTRWSSQPADNAWVELKLPQAAHLGEAVLHWQDAYASAYRLQTSVDGTNWTTVATVPNGHGGTETVRFDAPGALYLRMQGVSRSTKYGYSLYGIELYGVTDPAATTVPPAQPPVGVPLPTPTPGGVPGPVPSGTPTPPVPVPTPVPSPSTAPSTAPSGTSTPAPGPSGTPPVAGAGPSPSPSGTPTIAH from the coding sequence GTGCAGACCCGTGTCTCCGTCGCCGCAGGTCAGCGGCTGCGTCAGCAGCTCGAAGCCAGCCCGGCGCTGCGCGAGGTGCTGCAGCATCCGGCCGTCCACGTCACCCGCAGGGCCACCGCCCGCACCGCCCGCCTGGTCGCCCCGCGCGCGGCGGACCGGCTGATCGCGGACCTCAAGGGCACCCGGCCGCTGCTCGCCGAGGTGCGGGCCGAGCGCCGCCCCGACGAAGCGACCGTCAGCGGCACCGGCACCGCCCACCCCGAAGCGCTCGGGACCCGCCGCCGGCAGACGCTGCGGATCGCCGCCACCCTCTCCGCCGCCGCCGTGATCGGCGGCCTGGTCGGTGCCCTGCCGGCCGGTGCGGCGGACGGGACCGGGACCTCGTACACGGCCGGTGCCCCGGTGCGCACCCCGCTCGGCAGCCTGACCGGCCCCCAGGTCTTCCCCCGCCCCCAGCAGCTGACGCCCGGTGGCAAGCCGGTGACCGTCCCCGCCCAGGTGACCCTGGTGACCGGTGGGCAGGCCGACCCGGGCGCGCTGGCCGCGGTGCGCGAGGTGCTCGGCGAGGCCGGCGCCACCAGCGTGGTCGTCCCCTCCTCACTGGTGCCCGGCGTACCGGTGCCGGCCCCGGCCGCCGGCACGCTGGTGGTCTACCTCGGCGGCCCCACCGAGCAGCCCGACCCGGCCACCGCCCAGGCGCTGCAGGGCCTCGGCGCCGGCGGGCCGGCCGGGCTGCCGGCCGGCGGCTACGTGCTGGCGACCGGTCAACTGCCGACGGCCGGCGGCGCCTACGGCGCGGTGGTGCTCGCCGGGGTGGACGCCACCGGCACCTTCTACGCCGCGCAGAGCCTGCGCCAACTGCTCACCGCCGTGCCGGCCGGGCAGGGCCAGAGCGCCGGCGGCTACGGCTTCCCCGGCCTGACGATCCGTGACTGGCCCACCGGCGCCCAGGTGCGCGGCACCGCGGAGTCCTTCTACGGCACCCCGTGGACCACCGCCCAGCGGCTCGACCTGATCGACTTCCTGGGCCGGACCAAGCAGAACTTCTACCTCTACGCCCCCGGCGACGACCCCTACCGCCAGGAGCAGTGGCGCGAGCCCTACCCGGCCTCGCAGGCCGCGGACCTGAGGGCGCTGGCCCAGCGTGCCAAGGCCGACCACGTCACCCTCGGCTACGCCGTCTCCCCCAGCCAGAACTTCTGCTACAGCTCGGCGGGTGACCTGGACGCGCTGGTCGCCAAGCTCGCGGCCATGCGCGACCTCGGCTTCGGCGCCTTCCAGCTGCAGTTCGACGACGTCAGCTACGACGAGTGGCACTGCTCGGCCGACAAGGACGCGTTCGGCACCGGCCCGACCGCCGCCGCCAAGGCGCAGGCGCGACTGGCGGCCGCCGTCCAGCAGCGGCTGATCGACCCGGACCCGGCGCTCGCCTCGCTCTCGGTGGTGCCCACCGAGTTCCACCAGCAGGGCGCCAGCCCCTACCGCACCGCGCTGGCCGCCGCGCTGCCCAAGGCCGTGCAGATCGCCTGGAGCGGGGTCGGGGTGATCCCGGGCAAGATCACCGCCGCGCAGACCGCGGCCACCGGGCTGCTCTTCGACCACCCGCTGGTCACCATGGACAACTACCCGGTCAACGACTCCTCCCCGGACCGGCTCTTCCTGGGCCCCTACACCGGGCGCGACCCCGAGGTGGCCGGCCGCTCGGCGATGCTGCTGACGGCCGCCATGCAGCAGCCCACCGCCTCCCAGCCCGCGCTGTCCACCGCCGCCGACTACGCCTGGAACCCGGCCGGCTACCAGTCGGACGCCTCCTGGCAGTACGCGCTGCGGGCACTGGCCGCCGAGACCGCGCCGGGCGGCGCGGGCGCCTCCGCCACCGGCGGCCCGGCCGCCGCCACCGACACGGGTGCCGCGCTGGCCGCGCTCACCGCGCTGGCGGGCAACAGCTCGTCCTCCCCGCTCTCGACCCAGGAGTCGGGCTACCTGACCCCGCTGCTGGACGCCTTCTGGGCGGCCCTGCAGCCCACCGGCGGCGGCGCGGTGGACCTCGGCAGGCTGCAGCAGGCCGCCGACCCGCTGCGGGCCGCCTTCACCACCATGGCCGGGGCCCCGGACGCGCTGCGCGGCAGCGGCCCGCTGGCCGCCGAGACCGGGCCGTGGCTGACCCGGCTGAGCCTCTACGGCAAGGCCGGGCAGGCCGCGCTGGACATGCTGCTCGCCCAGCACCGGGGGGACGGCGCCGCCGCCTGGCAGGCCCGGGTGCAGTTGCGGGCGCTGCGCGACCAACTCGCCGCGCAGGTCTCGGTGACGGTCGGCGCGGGCGTCCTCGACCCGTTCCTCGACAAGGCCACCCAGGCCGCCGACAGCTGGTCGGGGGTGAGCGCCGGCGGGCTCAGCCCGACCACCACGATGGGCAGCGCGAGCGGCCACGGTCCGGCGCTGATGACCGACTCCTCGTCCGACACCTTCTACTGGAGCTCGGCCCCGCCGCAGGTGGGCGACGCGATCGGAGTGGCTCTCGGCGACGGGCGCCCGGTCGCCTCCGTGACGGTGCAGATGGGCTCCACCGACACCCCGGCGCCCGACGGCGCCCCGAGCGACGACACCGGCGCGGCCGCCGACGACTACCTGCGGGACGGGGTGCTGGAGTACGTCGGCGACGACGGCGTCTGGCACCCGCTGCTGACGGCGCACGAGCAGAAGACGATCACCGCCCGGCTGCCGGACGGCGTGCTGGTCAAGGCGATCCGGCTGCGGGCCACCAAGACGCAGCAGACGGCGGTCGCGGTGCGCGAGTTCACCGTGACCGCGCCGGACAGCGCCGGCGTCACCGTCTCCGGCGGCCCGGCCGCCGCGCCCGGCTCCTCGCCCGCCTCGGTGCTGGACGGCGACCCCGACACCGCCTACCGGGCGGCCGCCGCCCCCACCGCCGCGGACGCCCCGCTCACCGTCGAGCTGGGCGCCGCCCGCCCGCTGGATCGGCTCACCGTGCTGACCGACCCGACCGTGCGGGCCACCGCGACCGTCTCGGTGCGCCGCCCGGACGGCAGCTGGGCGGACCTCGGCACCCTGAAGCCCGGCTACAACGAGCTGCCGGCCGGCGGCCAGTCGACCGACGCGGTGCGGCTGACCTGGCAGCCGGGCGGTGACGCGCCGGTGGTCAACCAGATCGTGCCCTGGTACGCGGACACCCCCGTCGCCCGGCTGACCCTCGCCGACCCGGTGCTCGACGTGATCGCCGGGGCTCCGGCGCCCGCGCAGACCCAGGCCGTGGTGGACGCGCTGCGCCCCGACGGCGCCACCGGTGAGATCACGGCGGCGGCCCCGGCCGGGGTGCCGGGGATCACCGTCGCCCCCGCCGCCGCGCCGGCGCCCGCCGGTGGCCGCCCCGGCTCGCCGGTCAGCGTGCCGCGCGGCGGCCGGGCCGACACACCGGTGCAGGTCAGCGCGGCGGCCGGGACCCCGTCGGGCACCTACCAGGTGCCGGTGGACTTCACGGCCGGCTCGGTGACGATCCAGCAGACGCTGCAGGTGCACGTGGTCCCGCCGACCGGTGGCCCAGATCTGGCGCCGGGCGCGAGCGCGAGCTCCTCGGGCGACGTGTCGGCCAAGTTCCCCGCCTCGGCGGTGAACGACGGCGACCCGACCACCCGCTGGTCCTCGCAGCCCGCCGACAACGCCTGGGTGGAGCTGAAGCTGCCGCAGGCCGCGCACCTGGGCGAGGCGGTGCTGCACTGGCAGGACGCCTACGCCAGCGCCTACCGGCTGCAGACCTCGGTGGACGGCACCAACTGGACCACGGTGGCCACCGTGCCCAACGGCCACGGCGGCACCGAGACGGTCAGGTTCGACGCACCCGGCGCGCTCTACCTGCGGATGCAGGGGGTCAGTCGGTCCACCAAGTACGGCTACTCGCTCTACGGGATCGAGCTGTACGGGGTCACCGACCCGGCCGCCACCACGGTGCCGCCGGCCCAGCCGCCGGTGGGCGTGCCGCTGCCGACGCCGACCCCGGGCGGGGTGCCGGGCCCGGTGCCCAGCGGTACGCCGACGCCCCCGGTGCCGGTGCCCACGCCCGTGCCGAGCCCCAGCACGGCGCCGAGCACGGCCCCCAGCGGCACCTCCACCCCGGCGCCCGGCCCCTCGGGCACCCCGCCGGTGGCGGGGGCCGGGCCGAGCCCGAGCCCGAGCGGGACCCCCACCATCGCGCACTGA
- a CDS encoding mechanosensitive ion channel family protein codes for MSWSGSPALLPLAAAGPSPAPSTAPPQAPVLRLPTSAQDVSTSTKEAAGWLDANWASWVEGAVRIVIIVVLALLLRAVVRKLIAQFIHRMTREPEADVETVSRLGGLLVNTERRQQRSAAIGSVLKSVSSFTILGTAALMVLSALGMDLAPLLASAGVAGVAIGFGARNLVTDFLSGVFMIMEDQYGVGDEIDTGVATGTVLEVGLRVTKLRGASGEIWYIRNGEVKRIANMSQGWSTATVDVQVGYRERLDRVEELILQTAQEFAKEAPWDELLWNPVEVLGVESVAADTVVLRVQARTMPGKAALVTRGLRQWLKQAFDDAGIKLKEEPGTASALAVPPTVADALPPSALADPASARSLATRPIPLPTPEEQQAFGKLP; via the coding sequence GTGAGCTGGTCCGGTTCCCCGGCCCTCCTCCCCCTGGCCGCCGCCGGCCCGTCCCCCGCCCCGTCCACCGCCCCGCCCCAGGCACCCGTCCTGCGGCTGCCCACCAGCGCGCAGGACGTGAGCACCAGCACCAAGGAGGCGGCCGGCTGGCTGGACGCCAACTGGGCGAGCTGGGTCGAGGGCGCGGTGCGGATCGTGATCATCGTGGTGCTCGCGCTGCTGCTGCGCGCGGTGGTGCGCAAGCTGATCGCGCAGTTCATCCACCGGATGACCCGCGAGCCGGAGGCGGACGTCGAGACGGTCAGCCGGCTGGGCGGCCTGCTGGTCAACACCGAGCGCCGCCAGCAGCGCTCGGCCGCGATCGGCTCGGTGCTGAAGAGCGTCTCCTCCTTCACCATCCTGGGCACCGCGGCGCTGATGGTGCTCTCGGCGCTCGGCATGGACCTGGCCCCGCTGCTGGCCAGCGCCGGGGTGGCCGGGGTGGCGATCGGCTTCGGCGCCCGCAACCTGGTGACGGACTTCCTCTCCGGGGTCTTCATGATCATGGAGGACCAGTACGGCGTCGGGGACGAGATCGACACCGGCGTGGCCACCGGCACGGTGCTGGAGGTCGGCCTGCGGGTGACCAAGCTGCGCGGCGCGAGCGGCGAGATCTGGTACATCCGCAACGGCGAGGTGAAGCGGATCGCCAACATGAGCCAGGGCTGGTCGACCGCGACGGTGGACGTCCAGGTCGGTTACCGGGAGCGGCTGGACCGGGTCGAGGAGCTGATCCTGCAGACCGCCCAGGAGTTCGCCAAGGAGGCGCCCTGGGACGAGCTGCTCTGGAACCCGGTGGAGGTGCTCGGCGTGGAGTCGGTGGCCGCCGACACCGTGGTGCTGCGGGTGCAGGCCAGGACCATGCCGGGCAAGGCGGCGCTGGTCACCCGGGGTCTGCGGCAGTGGCTCAAGCAGGCCTTCGACGATGCCGGGATCAAGTTGAAGGAGGAGCCGGGCACGGCCTCGGCACTCGCCGTCCCGCCCACCGTCGCGGACGCGCTGCCGCCCTCCGCGCTCGCCGATCCGGCCTCGGCCCGCTCGCTGGCCACCCGTCCGATCCCGCTGCCCACGCCGGAGGAGCAGCAGGCCTTCGGCAAGCTGCCCTAG
- a CDS encoding ROK family transcriptional regulator yields MTDTTSTPRPGTPSRLRAINDRAALDLLLAHGPLSRTRIGTLTGLSKPTASQLLARLEAAGLVVPVGTTAGGPGPNAQLYQVNPAAGYVLGLNVTPGHIRFAVADITGRTVAELRLPTPGRQAAGTVGRVTDGAERTLREAGLAPGCLSEVTIGTPGAIDPATGKLRYAPHLPGWHDPRLASELTAALGAPVSIENDVNLAAIAERTLGSAHGCEDFVLLWVGEGIGAAITIGGRLHRGFTGGAGEVGYMPVPGAPVVRNVRRENSGGFQHLAGANAVLALAKKYRLPGRSAEATIERALATPGAGEEFLGELANRLATGLAAIVAVIDPELVVLSGGIPTAGGERLRELVQDELTGLAVPRPQLLSSTVPGSPVLHGALHHALTAARERAFTTA; encoded by the coding sequence GTGACCGACACCACCAGCACCCCCCGCCCCGGCACCCCCAGCCGCCTCCGGGCGATCAACGACCGGGCCGCACTCGACCTGCTGCTCGCGCACGGCCCGCTCTCCCGCACCCGGATCGGCACCCTGACCGGCCTGTCCAAGCCCACCGCCTCCCAGCTGCTGGCCCGCCTGGAGGCGGCCGGCCTGGTCGTCCCGGTGGGCACCACGGCGGGCGGCCCCGGCCCCAACGCGCAGCTGTACCAAGTGAATCCGGCCGCCGGGTACGTCCTGGGACTGAACGTGACCCCTGGTCACATCCGCTTCGCGGTGGCCGACATCACCGGCCGCACCGTGGCCGAGCTGCGCCTGCCCACCCCCGGGCGGCAGGCCGCCGGCACGGTGGGCCGGGTCACCGACGGGGCGGAGCGGACGCTGCGCGAGGCCGGCCTGGCGCCGGGCTGCCTGAGCGAGGTCACCATCGGCACCCCCGGCGCGATCGACCCGGCCACCGGCAAGCTGCGCTACGCGCCGCACCTGCCCGGCTGGCACGATCCCCGGCTGGCGTCCGAGCTGACGGCGGCCCTGGGCGCGCCGGTGTCGATCGAGAACGACGTCAACCTGGCCGCCATCGCCGAGCGGACGCTCGGCTCGGCGCACGGCTGCGAGGACTTCGTGCTGCTCTGGGTCGGCGAGGGCATCGGTGCCGCGATCACGATCGGCGGCCGGCTGCACCGGGGCTTCACCGGGGGCGCCGGCGAGGTCGGCTACATGCCGGTGCCCGGCGCGCCGGTGGTCCGCAACGTCCGCCGGGAGAACTCCGGCGGCTTCCAGCACCTGGCCGGCGCCAACGCCGTGCTGGCGCTGGCCAAGAAGTACCGGCTCCCCGGCAGATCGGCCGAGGCGACGATCGAACGCGCACTGGCGACCCCGGGCGCGGGCGAGGAGTTCCTCGGTGAACTGGCCAACCGGCTTGCCACCGGACTGGCCGCGATCGTCGCGGTGATCGACCCCGAACTCGTCGTACTCTCCGGCGGCATCCCGACCGCCGGTGGCGAGCGGCTGCGCGAGCTGGTCCAGGACGAGCTCACCGGCCTCGCGGTACCCCGCCCCCAGCTGCTCAGCAGCACGGTTCCGGGCTCGCCCGTGCTGCACGGCGCCCTGCACCACGCCCTGACCGCCGCACGGGAAAGGGCCTTCACCACCGCCTGA
- the malQ gene encoding 4-alpha-glucanotransferase produces MDSSYDPGEGELVQVGAATLIDVLAALGVDASTPQAVEAALAEHRAATTARLLPPCLVVRAGRRTALDVPAAARLAIELEDGGSWQLEPARSHWLPADLPLGRHTLRLALAERAESTTLIVAPEKLAALPGRGWGFLAQLYSVLSERSWGMGDLGDLAELAQWSAGALGADFLQLNPLHAALPTVPSDPSPYRPSSRRFADPVHLRIEAVPEYAYAGAADRARLDELAQQGARLRAEVLEHDGLIDRDAVWAVKREALRLLHAVPRGPGRQAAYQAYVRREGAWLEQYATWSALAQAHGSDWRHWPAGLRHPGTPQLAAARAELAQQVEFHRWLAWLLDEQLGGAQQAAERAGMAVGLIHDLAVGCHPDGADAWALQDYLAAGISVGAPPDAFNAHGQDWGLPPWRPDALAAAGYAPYAELLRAAARHAGAIRIDHVMGLFRLWWVPAGRPPTEGAYVRYDAEAMLGVLALEAHRAGTAVIGEDLGTVEPGVREELSARGVLGTSVLWFERDWTGKEGAKGAPLAPARWRPGCLATLTTHDLPSTAARLSGEHVQLRHQLGLLANPLAAEQQAAATELADWKAELVALGLLTPGAALDQVALYRFLLATPAELVGVWLPDTVGDPRPQNLPGTWDQYPNWRLPVADAAARPVTLERLAASPGAAELGGLLGGLLGAGPARPGRPTPPSDAQ; encoded by the coding sequence GTGGACAGCAGCTACGACCCCGGTGAAGGCGAGCTGGTCCAGGTCGGCGCCGCCACCCTGATCGACGTGCTGGCCGCGCTCGGCGTGGACGCGAGCACCCCGCAGGCCGTCGAAGCGGCGCTGGCCGAGCACCGGGCCGCCACCACCGCCAGGCTGCTGCCGCCCTGCCTGGTGGTGCGCGCCGGGCGCCGCACCGCGCTCGACGTGCCCGCCGCCGCCCGGCTGGCCATCGAGCTGGAGGACGGCGGCAGCTGGCAGCTGGAGCCGGCCCGCTCGCACTGGCTGCCGGCCGACCTCCCGCTCGGCCGCCACACCCTGCGCCTGGCCCTGGCCGAGCGCGCCGAGTCCACCACCCTGATCGTGGCCCCCGAGAAGCTGGCCGCGCTGCCCGGCCGCGGCTGGGGCTTCCTGGCCCAGCTCTACTCGGTGCTCTCCGAGCGCTCCTGGGGCATGGGCGACCTCGGCGACCTGGCCGAGCTCGCCCAGTGGTCGGCCGGCGCGCTCGGTGCCGACTTCCTGCAGCTCAACCCGCTGCACGCGGCGCTGCCCACGGTCCCCTCCGACCCCTCGCCCTACCGCCCCTCCTCGCGCCGCTTCGCCGACCCGGTCCACCTGCGGATCGAGGCCGTCCCGGAGTACGCCTACGCCGGTGCCGCCGACCGGGCCAGGCTGGACGAGCTGGCCCAGCAGGGCGCCCGGCTGCGCGCCGAGGTGCTGGAGCACGACGGCCTGATCGACCGGGACGCGGTCTGGGCGGTCAAGCGCGAGGCGTTGCGGCTGCTGCACGCCGTCCCGCGCGGCCCCGGCCGGCAGGCCGCCTACCAGGCCTACGTCCGCCGCGAGGGCGCCTGGTTGGAGCAGTACGCGACCTGGAGCGCGCTGGCCCAGGCCCACGGCAGCGACTGGCGGCACTGGCCCGCAGGGCTGCGCCACCCCGGCACCCCGCAGCTGGCCGCCGCCCGGGCCGAGCTGGCCCAGCAGGTGGAGTTCCACCGCTGGCTGGCCTGGCTGCTCGACGAGCAGCTCGGCGGCGCCCAGCAGGCCGCCGAGCGGGCCGGCATGGCGGTGGGCCTGATCCACGACCTGGCCGTCGGCTGCCACCCGGACGGCGCCGACGCCTGGGCGCTGCAGGACTACCTGGCGGCCGGCATCTCGGTCGGCGCCCCGCCGGACGCCTTCAACGCGCACGGGCAGGACTGGGGCCTGCCGCCCTGGCGCCCCGACGCGCTGGCGGCCGCCGGCTACGCCCCGTACGCGGAGCTGCTGCGGGCCGCCGCCCGGCACGCGGGCGCGATCCGGATCGACCACGTGATGGGCCTGTTCCGGCTCTGGTGGGTGCCCGCGGGTCGCCCGCCGACCGAGGGCGCCTACGTGCGCTACGACGCCGAGGCGATGCTCGGTGTGCTGGCCCTGGAGGCGCACCGGGCCGGCACCGCCGTGATCGGCGAGGACCTGGGCACGGTCGAGCCGGGGGTGCGCGAGGAGCTGAGCGCGCGCGGGGTGCTCGGCACCTCGGTGCTCTGGTTCGAGCGCGACTGGACCGGCAAGGAGGGTGCCAAGGGCGCGCCGCTGGCCCCGGCCCGCTGGCGGCCCGGCTGCCTGGCCACGCTGACCACCCACGACCTGCCCAGCACCGCCGCCCGGCTGAGCGGCGAGCACGTCCAGCTGCGCCACCAGCTGGGCCTGCTCGCCAACCCGCTGGCCGCCGAGCAGCAGGCCGCCGCCACCGAGCTGGCCGACTGGAAGGCCGAACTGGTGGCCCTGGGCCTGCTCACCCCCGGGGCCGCGCTGGACCAGGTCGCGCTCTACCGGTTCCTGCTCGCCACCCCGGCCGAGCTGGTCGGCGTCTGGCTGCCCGACACGGTCGGCGACCCGCGCCCGCAGAACCTGCCCGGCACCTGGGACCAGTACCCCAACTGGCGGCTGCCGGTCGCCGACGCCGCCGCCCGCCCGGTCACCCTGGAGCGGCTGGCCGCCTCGCCGGGCGCGGCCGAGCTCGGCGGCCTGCTCGGCGGCCTGCTCGGCGCGGGGCCGGCCCGACCCGGAAGGCCGACCCCGCCGAGCGATGCCCAATAA
- a CDS encoding HNH endonuclease: MPHVLVLNASYEPLGVVSMRRALILVLNHKAVSLEDSGVTLHSATSAVTAPSVVRLTRFVRVPFCGPVPLTRRALFARDHGRCVYCGAAATSVDHVIPRSRGGQHRWDNVVAACRRCNHMKADRHLTELGWRMKRPPAPPSGLAWRIIGTGIKDPRWRPYLEPYGGTDQFRDFEHHDHTDHAGAPVPLGRSRPVHRGEQPEALTA, encoded by the coding sequence GTGCCGCATGTCCTGGTCCTCAACGCGTCCTACGAGCCACTCGGCGTCGTATCGATGCGCCGCGCCCTCATCCTCGTCCTCAACCACAAGGCGGTCAGCCTGGAGGACTCGGGTGTCACTCTGCACAGCGCCACCAGCGCCGTTACGGCGCCCTCCGTGGTCCGGCTCACCCGGTTCGTCCGGGTGCCGTTCTGCGGGCCAGTACCGCTCACCCGCCGCGCACTGTTCGCCCGTGACCACGGGCGTTGCGTCTACTGCGGGGCCGCCGCGACCAGCGTCGACCACGTGATCCCGCGCAGCCGCGGCGGTCAGCACCGCTGGGACAACGTGGTGGCGGCCTGCCGCCGCTGCAACCACATGAAGGCCGACCGCCACCTGACCGAGCTCGGGTGGCGGATGAAGCGACCTCCGGCGCCGCCCAGCGGGCTCGCCTGGCGCATCATCGGAACCGGGATCAAGGACCCGCGCTGGCGGCCCTACCTGGAGCCGTACGGCGGCACGGACCAGTTCCGTGACTTCGAGCACCACGACCATACCGACCACGCGGGAGCACCGGTTCCGCTGGGCCGGTCCCGTCCCGTCCACCGCGGTGAGCAGCCGGAGGCACTCACCGCCTGA